GGGCGATGTGAGGAGTCCGGGACGCACGAAGGCCGCCCTCCGGGTGGAGGACGGCCTGCCGTACACATGGGGTGGTGGAGATGCCGGGAATCGAACCCGGGTCCAATGGAGTGGATTCAGGACTTCTCCGAGCGCAGTCCGCTGTGCTTTTCTCGGCCCCGGCAGTCACGCGGACAAGCCGCCGACGGGCCCAGCTACTGTTTGATTTTCCGCCCGCCCCCGTAGCCGGGGCGGTTGGTTGAGTTCCCTAGATTATGCCAGGTTCCGGATCGGGAACGCTCCGGTCTGACACCCTATTCGCTCGCTGATCAGGCAGCGAGAGCGAACTGCGGGATATCGCGCTTAGAATTGGCGATTATTTTTTTGCGACAGATGGTTAACGAGATCATTGCCGCGTTCCTCGGCTCGCTTCTCCTGTTTCGACTACCACTGTCGAAACCGATCATCCCCATGTTGATTTGACAAACAGCTCCGGAGGGCGGACCCACCGGCGGTGCGAGAGCCATGGTACGCGCTCGGGCCCGGGAGGGTCCAGCGCATTACCGGGCGGCGGGGCGCACGGCCCCGATCAGGAGGCGGCGCGCTGCTTGCGGCGGGCCGCCGCGATGGCACGGTCCGACTCGCGGCGGTCCTGCTGCTCGCGCAGGGTCTGCCGCTTGTCGTACAGCTTCTTGCCGACCGCGAGGGCCAGCTCCAGCTTGACCCGGCCGTCCTTGAAGTAGAGCGAGAGCGGCACCAGGGTGTGGCCGGTCTCCTTCGACTTCGACTCCAGCTTGCGGATCTCCTCCTTGTGCAGCAGGAGCTTCCGCTTGCGTTTGGCGGAGTGGTTCGTCCAGGTGCCCTGGGTGTACTCCGGGATGAAGACGTTGTCGATCCAGGCCTCGTGGCCCTGGATGTACGCGTAGCCGTCCACCAGGTTGGCCCGGCCTTCGCGCAGCGACTTCACCTCGGTGCCGGTCAGCACCAGCCCGCACTCGTAGGTGTCGAGGATGGTGTACTCGTGCCGCGCCTTCTTGTTCTGCGCGATGAGCTTGTTGCCCTTTTCCTTTGCCATAGCCCGGACATTCTCGCATCTCCGACAGGGCTGCGGCAGCCCCTTTACGGGTGCATCCCCAGGCCCGCCAGCACGCGCAGGGCGAGGGCGTCGACGGCGGACGGATCGCCGGCCGCGACGTCGGGCAGCAGGCCGGTGCCGTCGGGCGACCGGCCGTCGGGGGTGAAGTAGCGGCCCACGGTGAGCTCCAGCACGCCGCCGTCGGCCAGCCGGCTGGGCTGCTGGACGGTGCCCTTGCCGAACGTCCGGGAGCCGACCAGGACGGCCCGGCAGCGGTCCTGCAGCGCACCGGCCAGCAACTCGGCCGCGCTCATCGTGCCGCCGTCCACCAGCACCACCAGCGGCGTCGCGGTGTCCCCGCCGGGCGCCGCGGTCAGGTCCCGCCGGCTGCCGCGCGCCTCGTACGAGGCCACCGGCCCGCCGTCCAGGAACACCGAGGCGGTCTCCACCGCCTCCTCGACCAGGCCGCCGGAGTTGCCGCGCAGGTCCAGCACCACCGCCCGGGCGCCCTTGGCGGCGTCCCTGACCCGCTCGGCCACGCCGCTGGTGAAGCCGTGCACGGCGATCCGGACCACGCCGGGCGCGGGGTCGTCCACGGCGACCTCCTGGGCGGACAGCAGGGCCCGGTGGAGCACCACCCGGCGGGCGGCCGCGCCGCCGCGGCTCACGGTGAGCGCGACCGACGTGCCGGCCCGGGCCGGGTCCGCGGCGCCGCGCAGCCGGGACACCACCTCGGTGACCGGCAGCCGGTCCGCCGGGGTGCCGTCCACGGCCTCCAGCCGGTCGCCCGCGGCGATCCCGGCGAGTGCGGCCGGCCCTCCGGCGCTGACCTCGGTGACGGCGGTGGAGCCGTCCCGGGTGCGGTCCACGGAGAGGCCGACGCCGAGGTAGCCGCCGTGCAGGAACTGCGTGTACTGCTGCGGGCTGAGGTAGGCGGCCCAGCGGTCGCCGCTGCCGTCCACCAGCTGCTCGGCCTGCTGCGGCGTCAGGTCGGCGCCGGTGACGTCACGGCCGGCCGCGACCTGCGCGGCGGTGTCCATGGAGGGCGGCAGCGGCACCGGGAGCGGCTCGCCCCAGGCCCCGGTCGCGGCTCCGGTCAGCAGGACCGCGCCGAAGACCAGGGTGAGGGTGGCTCCCTGACGGACCCGTCGCGGACTTCCCGGCATAGCACCGGAGTGTAGGGGGCGAAGCCGCAGCCGGGTGCCGGAACCGGGCGCCCACCCGTGACGCGGCCCCGGACGGCGCAGTGCCGTCCGGGGCCGCGGGGTCGTGACCAGGTCAGACCTTGAGGTACTTGCGGAGCGTGAAGAACGCCGCCACGCCGGCCATCGCCATACCGACCACCACCAGCAGCGGGATCACCGTGAGCACCGACGACAGGCCGATGAACT
The Kitasatospora paranensis genome window above contains:
- the smpB gene encoding SsrA-binding protein SmpB, with protein sequence MAKEKGNKLIAQNKKARHEYTILDTYECGLVLTGTEVKSLREGRANLVDGYAYIQGHEAWIDNVFIPEYTQGTWTNHSAKRKRKLLLHKEEIRKLESKSKETGHTLVPLSLYFKDGRVKLELALAVGKKLYDKRQTLREQQDRRESDRAIAAARRKQRAAS
- a CDS encoding S41 family peptidase, which codes for MPGSPRRVRQGATLTLVFGAVLLTGAATGAWGEPLPVPLPPSMDTAAQVAAGRDVTGADLTPQQAEQLVDGSGDRWAAYLSPQQYTQFLHGGYLGVGLSVDRTRDGSTAVTEVSAGGPAALAGIAAGDRLEAVDGTPADRLPVTEVVSRLRGAADPARAGTSVALTVSRGGAAARRVVLHRALLSAQEVAVDDPAPGVVRIAVHGFTSGVAERVRDAAKGARAVVLDLRGNSGGLVEEAVETASVFLDGGPVASYEARGSRRDLTAAPGGDTATPLVVLVDGGTMSAAELLAGALQDRCRAVLVGSRTFGKGTVQQPSRLADGGVLELTVGRYFTPDGRSPDGTGLLPDVAAGDPSAVDALALRVLAGLGMHP